Proteins from a genomic interval of Hoplias malabaricus isolate fHopMal1 chromosome 13, fHopMal1.hap1, whole genome shotgun sequence:
- the LOC136665293 gene encoding lysoplasmalogenase TMEM86B-like: protein MDVFDANSYDRKNTFCTLFLSLLPFFASVAIYFYLWIPDSETTFLAAAVKSAPVISLALMVLYYNGWKSLLGVAGGLLFSAGGDISLIWPNLFLPGMICFALAHILYSVYFYFFYNSSHSKSCTGMYILYVVMWGIAIVAYVWLLPYIYKNSPNPSVFIPAVGVYELLIVSMATLAAHTQNPWFMLGGMIFMVSDFTLAVQQFKAFEHLEYGRHIVMTTYYLAQLLIAVGDVKATLEEEKDGSCKCKNGTPFKIDEKWKTFIKARSCKIQ from the exons ATGGACGTCTTTGATGCAAATTCCTATGATCGCAAGAACACG TTCTGcaccctctttctttctctcctccctttCTTTGCTTCTGTAGCCATATATTTCTACCTGTGGATCCCAGATTCAGAAACAACTTTCCTGGCTGCTGCTGTAAAGTCAGCCCCTGTGATCTCACTGGCACTCATGGTGCTCTATTATAATGGATGGAAAAGTCTGCTGGGCGTGGCTGGAGGGTTGCTGTTTTCAGCAGGCGGGGATATCAGTCTCATTTGGCCAAATCTTTTCCTGCCGG GAATGATCTGCTTTGCTCTGGCCCACATACTGTATTCTGTCTACTTCTATTTCTTTTATAATTCCTCTCACTCTAAATCCTGTACTGGAATGTACATCCTATATGTTGTGATGTGGGGAATAGCTATAGTAGCTTATGTCTGGCTGTTGCCATACATTTATAAGAATTCCCCAAATCCTAGTGTCTTTATTCCAGCTGTAGGGGTCTATGAACTCCTCATTGTTTCCATGGCAACTTTGGCCGCACATACACAGAATCCATGGTTCATGCTGGGTGGCATGATCTTTATGGTTTCTGACTTTACACTTGCAGTGCAGCAATTCAAAGCCTTTGAGCATCTGGAGTATGGCAGGCACATTGTTATGACAACATACTACCTGGCCCAGCTGCTGATCGCTGTGGGAGATGTGAAGGCCACACTAGAGGAGGAGAAGGATGGGTCCTGCAAAT GTAAAAATGGGACGCCTTtcaaaattgatgaaaaatggaaaacctttattaAAGCAAGAAGTTGCAAGATACAGTGA